One stretch of Musicola paradisiaca NCPPB 2511 DNA includes these proteins:
- a CDS encoding tRNA (cytidine(34)-2'-O)-methyltransferase, with the protein MFHIALYEPQIAPNTGNIIRLAANNGCTLHLIEPLGFDFEEKKLRRAGLDYHDLAKVKRHPDYSSFLGAVAGCRIFACTTKGSRPYDEPAYQPGDVLLFGSETAGLPEDIRNGFDPAFRIRIPMEPDCRSLNLSNSVAIISYEAWRQNGFGGRR; encoded by the coding sequence ATGTTTCATATTGCGCTTTATGAACCTCAGATTGCGCCCAATACCGGCAATATCATTCGTCTGGCGGCCAATAACGGTTGTACGTTGCACCTGATCGAACCCCTGGGATTTGATTTCGAAGAGAAGAAATTGCGTCGGGCCGGGTTGGATTATCATGATCTGGCGAAGGTTAAACGGCATCCGGATTATTCGTCGTTTCTTGGCGCAGTGGCGGGATGCCGGATTTTCGCCTGCACCACCAAGGGCAGCCGCCCCTATGACGAACCGGCCTATCAGCCGGGCGATGTGCTGCTGTTTGGCTCGGAAACCGCCGGCCTGCCGGAGGATATTCGCAACGGTTTTGATCCGGCATTCCGCATCCGTATTCCGATGGAGCCGGATTGCCGCAGTTTGAATCTGTCCAATTCGGTCGCCATCATCAGCTATGAGGCCTGGCGGCAGAATGGTTTTGGCGGCCGCCGCTGA
- a CDS encoding DUF2756 domain-containing protein, with protein sequence MKTLFRLAMLVLALPLAAQAASQISPQQQQFENGISSQKRLLQEMQQTQKLQQQQLNQDIRQQSQNQQQQLKQQLEQNRQRIQQASPGNTNRTY encoded by the coding sequence ATGAAAACATTGTTCAGGCTGGCGATGCTCGTGCTGGCGCTGCCATTGGCGGCGCAGGCGGCCAGCCAGATATCCCCGCAACAGCAACAGTTCGAAAACGGCATCAGCAGCCAGAAACGGTTATTGCAGGAAATGCAACAGACGCAAAAACTGCAACAGCAGCAGCTAAACCAGGATATCCGGCAGCAGAGCCAGAATCAGCAACAGCAGTTGAAACAGCAACTGGAACAGAATCGCCAGCGCATTCAGCAGGCCAGCCCCGGCAACACCAACCGGACTTACTGA
- a CDS encoding AEC family transporter: MPIFIVSLWHQIFLSLPLFVLIVLGYVLIRYGKWPTTVTDAISKFVFSVALPAMLFRMMCDFSKRPAVDARLLIAFFGSCLIVFVIGRVVASRIFKLDGVSGSVFALGGIFSNNVMLGLPIATLILGQEAVPAVALVLVFNGLILWTLVTVSVEWARNGSLSMKGFTRTAIGVLKNPLIIGILSGTLYSLTGLPLPSTIDQPIAMLGQIAVPLSLVALGMGLAEYRIRDGWQLSAVLCVLKLVVQPLVVWGLAIALGLPQMETRVVVLLGSMAVGVNIYLMSRQFNVLGGPVAASLVMSTALAAVTTPLILTMMGVRM, from the coding sequence ATGCCCATATTTATTGTTTCTCTTTGGCACCAGATTTTTCTTTCGTTGCCGTTGTTCGTGCTGATTGTTCTGGGGTATGTGCTGATTCGCTACGGCAAATGGCCGACCACCGTGACGGACGCCATCAGCAAGTTCGTGTTCTCGGTTGCTTTGCCCGCCATGTTGTTCCGCATGATGTGCGATTTCTCCAAACGCCCGGCGGTGGATGCGCGACTGCTGATCGCTTTTTTCGGCAGTTGCCTGATCGTTTTCGTCATCGGGCGCGTTGTCGCCAGCAGGATATTCAAGTTGGACGGTGTTTCCGGCTCGGTGTTCGCGCTCGGCGGTATCTTTTCCAATAACGTGATGCTGGGGCTGCCCATCGCTACGCTGATACTGGGGCAGGAGGCGGTGCCGGCCGTGGCGCTGGTGCTGGTGTTTAACGGCCTGATTTTATGGACGTTGGTGACGGTGTCGGTAGAATGGGCGCGCAACGGTTCGCTGTCGATGAAAGGGTTTACTCGTACCGCGATCGGGGTGCTGAAAAATCCGCTGATTATCGGCATTCTGTCCGGCACGCTGTATAGCCTCACCGGGTTGCCGTTGCCTTCCACCATCGACCAGCCGATCGCCATGCTGGGGCAAATTGCGGTGCCGCTGTCGCTGGTGGCGCTGGGCATGGGGCTGGCGGAGTATCGCATTCGCGACGGCTGGCAGCTAAGCGCGGTGCTGTGCGTGCTCAAACTGGTGGTGCAGCCGCTGGTGGTCTGGGGGCTGGCGATAGCACTTGGTTTGCCGCAGATGGAAACCCGCGTGGTGGTGCTGCTGGGGTCGATGGCGGTAGGCGTCAATATCTATTTGATGTCGCGCCAGTTCAATGTGCTGGGCGGCCCGGTTGCCGCCAGTCTGGTGATGTCGACGGCGCTGGCCGCTGTGACGACGCCGCTGATCCTGACCATGATGGGCGTCAGAATGTGA
- the ugpQ gene encoding glycerophosphodiester phosphodiesterase: protein MNSWPYPAIVAHRGGGALAPENTLAAIDVGARHGHRMIEFDAKLSQDGQIFLLHDDTLERTSNGWGVAGELPWDKLVGLDAGAWFGGQFCGERLPLLSEVARRCAQYDMAVNIEIKPTTGCEVETGRVVALAARELWRAQPVAPLLSSFSVEALEAAQQAAPELPRGLLLDEWDDDWLALTQRLGCVSIHLNHKVLDDARVRQLKDAGLHILVYTVNQPERARTLLQWGVDCICTDRIDLIGPQFNAG, encoded by the coding sequence ATGAACAGTTGGCCTTATCCCGCCATTGTCGCCCATCGCGGCGGCGGTGCGCTGGCGCCGGAAAACACGTTGGCGGCGATTGATGTCGGCGCACGGCATGGGCACCGGATGATTGAGTTTGACGCCAAGCTGTCTCAGGACGGCCAGATTTTCCTGTTGCACGACGATACGTTGGAACGCACCAGTAACGGTTGGGGCGTGGCGGGCGAGTTGCCGTGGGACAAACTGGTCGGGCTGGATGCCGGCGCCTGGTTCGGCGGTCAATTTTGTGGCGAGCGGCTGCCGTTGTTGTCGGAGGTGGCCAGGCGCTGCGCGCAGTATGACATGGCGGTGAATATCGAGATTAAACCCACCACCGGCTGTGAGGTGGAAACCGGCCGGGTGGTGGCGCTGGCCGCGCGCGAGCTGTGGCGCGCACAACCGGTTGCGCCGTTGCTGTCGTCGTTTTCCGTCGAGGCGCTGGAAGCCGCGCAGCAGGCGGCGCCGGAACTGCCGCGCGGGTTGCTGCTGGATGAATGGGATGACGATTGGCTCGCGCTGACCCAACGGCTGGGCTGCGTGTCGATTCATCTCAACCACAAGGTGTTGGATGACGCGCGCGTGAGGCAATTGAAAGACGCCGGGCTGCACATTCTGGTCTACACCGTTAACCAGCCGGAGCGGGCGCGCACGCTGCTGCAATGGGGCGTTGACTGCATCTGTACCGACCGGATAGATTTGATCGGACCACAATTCAACGCCGGCTAA
- a CDS encoding sn-glycerol-3-phosphate import ATP-binding protein UgpC, producing MACLKLQAVTKSYDGKNQVIKPIDLDVADGEFVVMVGPSGCGKSTLLRMVAGLEQTSSGDIYIGDERVTDKEPKDRGIAMVFQNYALYPHMSVFDNMAYGLKIRGFGKTQIRQRVEEAARILELLPLLDRKPRELSGGQRQRVAMGRAIVREPAVFLFDEPLSNLDAKLRVQMRLELQQLHKRLQTTSLYVTHDQVEAMTLAHRVIVMNKGVAEQIGAPAEIYRKPASLFVASFIGSPAMNLWAGQVSADGCRVELAADFSLPLPVAKPEWQGRSVTLGMRPEHILPSTTGADGVPMVVETLELLGADNLAHGKWAGQNIVVRLSHECCPPVGSTLWLKLPENAWHLFDSQSGLRMEV from the coding sequence ATGGCATGTTTAAAACTTCAGGCCGTCACCAAGTCTTATGACGGCAAAAATCAGGTGATTAAGCCGATCGACCTGGATGTAGCGGACGGCGAGTTCGTGGTGATGGTCGGCCCGTCCGGCTGCGGCAAATCCACCTTGCTGCGTATGGTGGCGGGTCTGGAGCAGACCTCCAGCGGCGATATTTACATCGGCGACGAGCGTGTCACCGACAAAGAGCCGAAAGATCGCGGCATTGCGATGGTGTTCCAGAATTACGCGCTCTATCCGCATATGAGCGTCTTCGACAACATGGCCTATGGCCTGAAAATTCGTGGCTTCGGCAAAACGCAGATTCGCCAGCGGGTGGAGGAAGCCGCTCGGATTCTGGAATTGTTGCCGCTGTTGGATCGTAAACCGCGCGAACTCTCCGGCGGACAGCGCCAGCGCGTGGCGATGGGGCGCGCTATTGTGCGTGAACCGGCGGTGTTTCTGTTCGACGAGCCGTTGTCCAACCTTGACGCTAAACTGCGGGTGCAGATGCGCCTTGAACTGCAACAGCTACACAAACGGCTGCAAACCACCAGCTTGTACGTTACCCATGATCAGGTGGAGGCCATGACACTGGCCCACCGGGTGATTGTGATGAATAAAGGCGTCGCGGAGCAAATTGGCGCGCCCGCCGAGATTTACCGTAAACCGGCCTCGCTGTTTGTCGCCAGCTTCATCGGTTCGCCTGCGATGAATCTGTGGGCCGGGCAGGTAAGCGCTGACGGCTGCCGGGTCGAGCTGGCGGCGGATTTCTCGTTGCCGCTGCCGGTGGCGAAACCGGAATGGCAGGGGCGCAGTGTTACGCTGGGTATGCGCCCGGAGCACATTTTGCCGTCCACGACCGGCGCCGACGGCGTGCCGATGGTGGTGGAGACGCTGGAACTGTTGGGCGCGGATAATCTGGCGCATGGTAAATGGGCGGGGCAAAATATCGTGGTGCGTCTGTCGCATGAATGCTGCCCGCCCGTTGGTTCGACCCTGTGGTTGAAATTGCCGGAGAATGCGTGGCATCTCTTTGATTCTCAAAGCGGATTACGGATGGAAGTATGA
- the ugpE gene encoding sn-glycerol-3-phosphate ABC transporter permease UgpE, with protein sequence MIENRRGLDMFSHAMLVVAILVVLFPLYVALVAASQSQAQITQVPMSLLPGGHLWENLTSIWQHGVGDNNSAPFGLMLFNSFVMALAITLGKISVSMLSAYAIVYFRFPCRNLFFWMIFATLMLPVEVRIFPTVEVISHLNMTNSYVGLTLPVMASATATFLFRQFFMTLPNELLEAARIDGASPMRFFFDIVLPLSKTNLAALFVITFIYGWNQYLWPLLIVNDPHLGTAVAGIQSMIATGDTATPWHQVMAAMLITLLPPLLIVLLMQRWFVRGLVDSEK encoded by the coding sequence ATGATTGAGAATCGCCGCGGGCTGGATATGTTCAGTCACGCCATGCTGGTGGTCGCCATTCTGGTGGTGCTATTCCCGCTGTATGTGGCGTTGGTCGCGGCGAGCCAGAGTCAGGCGCAGATCACGCAGGTGCCGATGTCGTTGCTGCCCGGCGGCCATCTGTGGGAAAACCTGACGTCTATCTGGCAGCATGGCGTGGGCGATAACAACAGCGCGCCGTTTGGCCTGATGCTGTTTAACAGCTTCGTGATGGCGCTGGCGATCACCCTCGGCAAAATCAGCGTTTCGATGCTGTCGGCTTATGCCATCGTCTATTTCCGTTTCCCGTGCCGCAATCTGTTCTTCTGGATGATCTTCGCTACCCTGATGTTGCCGGTGGAAGTGCGTATTTTCCCGACGGTGGAGGTGATTTCTCATCTCAACATGACCAACAGCTATGTCGGATTGACGTTACCGGTGATGGCGTCCGCCACCGCCACCTTTCTGTTCCGTCAGTTCTTCATGACGTTGCCGAACGAATTGCTGGAAGCGGCGCGCATCGATGGCGCCAGCCCGATGCGTTTTTTCTTCGACATCGTGCTGCCGTTGTCCAAAACCAATCTGGCGGCGCTGTTCGTCATCACCTTTATCTACGGCTGGAATCAGTATCTGTGGCCGTTGCTGATCGTCAATGACCCCCATCTGGGCACGGCGGTGGCGGGTATTCAAAGTATGATCGCCACCGGCGATACCGCGACCCCCTGGCATCAGGTGATGGCGGCGATGTTGATAACTCTGTTGCCGCCGCTGTTGATTGTGTTGCTGATGCAGCGTTGGTTTGTGCGCGGTCTGGTTGATAGTGAGAAATAA
- the ugpA gene encoding sn-glycerol-3-phosphate ABC transporter permease UgpA — protein sequence MTASRPVFGRSLLPYLLVLPQLAITMIFFIWPAGQALWYSVQSVDPFGLSSRFVGLDNFLNLLHDSYYLGAFYTTLLFSFLVAASGLIVSLFLAALVDYTLRFSRLYQTLLILPYAVAPAVAAVLWMFLFNPGLGLITWLLHQWGYDWNHAQYSGQAMFLVVLASVWKQISYNFLFFLAALQSIPRSLIEAAAIDGAGPVRRFFNLVLPLISPVSFFLLVINLNYAFFDTFPVIDAATGGGPVQATTTLIYKIYREGFAGLDLSSSAAQSVVLMLVVSVLTVIQFRFVERKVNYQ from the coding sequence ATGACTGCTTCCCGTCCTGTTTTTGGCCGCAGCCTGCTGCCTTACCTGCTGGTGCTGCCGCAGCTGGCCATCACGATGATCTTCTTCATCTGGCCTGCCGGGCAGGCGCTCTGGTATTCGGTACAGAGTGTGGATCCGTTCGGCCTCTCCAGCCGGTTTGTCGGGCTGGATAATTTCCTCAATCTGCTTCACGACAGCTATTACCTCGGCGCGTTTTACACCACGTTGTTGTTCAGTTTTTTGGTGGCGGCGTCTGGGCTTATCGTGTCGCTGTTTCTGGCCGCGCTGGTGGATTACACCCTGCGCTTCAGCCGCCTGTATCAGACGTTGCTGATTCTGCCTTACGCCGTGGCGCCCGCAGTGGCGGCGGTGCTGTGGATGTTTCTGTTCAATCCCGGTCTGGGGTTGATTACCTGGCTGCTGCACCAGTGGGGTTACGATTGGAACCACGCCCAGTACAGCGGCCAGGCGATGTTTCTGGTGGTATTGGCCTCGGTGTGGAAGCAGATTAGCTACAACTTCCTGTTTTTCCTGGCGGCGTTGCAGTCCATTCCCCGTTCGCTGATTGAAGCGGCGGCGATTGACGGCGCCGGGCCGGTGCGCCGTTTCTTCAATCTGGTGCTGCCGCTGATTTCGCCGGTGAGTTTCTTCCTGCTGGTGATCAACCTGAACTACGCCTTTTTCGACACCTTCCCGGTGATTGACGCCGCCACCGGCGGTGGGCCGGTGCAAGCGACAACCACGTTGATCTACAAGATTTATCGCGAAGGGTTTGCCGGCCTTGATCTCTCCAGTTCGGCGGCGCAGTCGGTGGTGTTGATGCTGGTGGTGAGCGTGTTGACGGTGATTCAGTTCCGCTTTGTCGAGCGTAAGGTGAACTATCAATGA
- the ugpB gene encoding sn-glycerol-3-phosphate ABC transporter substrate-binding protein UgpB gives MFQHAIRKTAAVVIMALAASAQAQAVTEIPFWHSMEGELGKTVSSLADRFNQTHSDVKIVPVYKGNYEQSLAAGIAAYRSGNAPAILQVYEVGTATMMASKAIKPVYQVFKDAGVPYDEKIFVPTVSGYYSDSKTGHLLSQPFNSSTPVLYYNKDAFKKAGLDPEQAPKTWQQMAEYTAKLRASGMKCGYASGWQGWIQIENFSAWHGLPIATKNNGFDGLDAVLEFNKPVQVKHIQMLEDMNKKGDFTYYGRKDEPTEKFYNGDCAMTTASSGSLANIRQYAKFNYGVAMMPYDADEKGAPQNAIIGGASLWVMNGKDAATYKGVAEFMQFLSTPEIAAEWHQKTGYLPITTAAYELTKQQGFYDKNPGADIATRQMLNKAPLPFTKGLRLGNMPQIRTIVDEELESVWTGKKTPQQALDAAVERGNVLLRRFEQANK, from the coding sequence ATGTTTCAGCACGCTATCCGTAAAACCGCCGCCGTCGTCATTATGGCGTTGGCCGCCAGCGCACAGGCGCAGGCCGTTACCGAAATCCCGTTTTGGCACTCGATGGAAGGGGAACTGGGTAAAACCGTCAGCTCGCTGGCGGATCGCTTCAACCAGACGCACAGCGACGTGAAGATTGTCCCGGTTTACAAAGGCAACTACGAGCAGAGTCTGGCGGCGGGTATCGCGGCTTATCGTAGCGGCAATGCGCCGGCCATCCTGCAGGTGTATGAAGTGGGCACCGCCACCATGATGGCCAGCAAGGCGATCAAGCCGGTGTATCAGGTCTTCAAAGACGCCGGCGTGCCTTACGACGAGAAAATCTTCGTGCCGACCGTTTCCGGTTACTATTCCGACTCCAAAACCGGGCACCTGCTGTCCCAGCCGTTCAATAGCTCTACGCCGGTGCTGTATTACAACAAAGATGCCTTCAAAAAAGCGGGTCTGGATCCGGAGCAAGCGCCGAAAACCTGGCAGCAGATGGCCGAGTACACCGCCAAGCTGCGTGCTTCCGGCATGAAATGCGGTTACGCCAGCGGCTGGCAGGGCTGGATTCAGATTGAAAACTTCAGCGCCTGGCACGGTCTGCCGATCGCCACCAAAAACAACGGGTTCGACGGTCTTGATGCGGTACTGGAGTTCAACAAGCCGGTTCAGGTCAAACATATCCAGATGCTGGAAGACATGAACAAGAAGGGTGATTTCACCTATTACGGCCGTAAAGACGAACCGACCGAGAAGTTCTATAACGGCGACTGCGCCATGACCACCGCCTCGTCCGGTTCGCTGGCTAATATCCGGCAGTACGCCAAATTCAACTACGGCGTCGCCATGATGCCGTATGACGCCGATGAGAAAGGCGCGCCGCAGAACGCCATTATCGGCGGGGCCAGCCTGTGGGTGATGAACGGTAAAGACGCCGCTACCTATAAAGGCGTGGCGGAATTTATGCAGTTCCTGTCGACACCGGAAATCGCCGCCGAGTGGCACCAGAAGACCGGTTATCTGCCGATCACCACCGCCGCTTACGAACTGACCAAGCAGCAGGGTTTCTATGACAAGAACCCCGGCGCCGACATCGCTACCCGTCAGATGCTGAACAAAGCGCCGCTGCCGTTCACCAAAGGGCTGCGTCTGGGCAATATGCCGCAGATTCGCACCATCGTGGATGAAGAGCTGGAAAGCGTCTGGACCGGCAAAAAGACCCCGCAGCAGGCGCTGGATGCCGCTGTGGAGCGCGGCAATGTGTTGTTGCGCCGTTTCGAACAAGCGAACAAGTAA
- a CDS encoding methyl-accepting chemotaxis protein, with product MSVLNRMKLGAMLGAGFLLVIIISFLVAVFGRGQLVRLGDDIEELSNITLTNMILIQEAKTGFDTNARLVLNIGLSDNPERIQHEKQQIDRQIARNTEVLKELGTRLSVPETKHLLEQLTQARPAYLSAFNKAVEYGMSNQPELRTQARDIMLNEMQRAQKGVFQALDGMMEVQKKNTLSVVENSMHKARSDGAVMLILALSAALTGALTAWFITRIIKNQLGGEPVYAAAVAQEIANGNLSVNVELRPGDATSVLAAMNNMRENLSRIVSQVRDSSESISTGAGEIAAGSTDLSQRTEEQAASLQQTAASMEQMSQALHHNGETVRAVTQLAQSASLTAAKGGEAVNNIVRTMQDISSSSSKIGDIIGVIDGIAFQTNILALNAAVEAARAGEQGRGFAVVAGEVRSLAQRSASAAKEIKTLIDDSVNKVETGSHLVTEAGTTIDELVGQARQVATLIGDIGVTTQEQESGITQINDAVNQLDQVTQQNAALVEESASAADSLSDQAAKLVELMSSFKIQNLASPRVAQPTQRNPLANKLALATNTRNTNWEQF from the coding sequence ATGAGCGTATTAAACAGAATGAAACTGGGCGCCATGCTGGGCGCAGGGTTCTTGTTAGTGATCATCATTAGTTTTCTGGTCGCCGTTTTTGGCCGTGGGCAACTGGTCAGGCTGGGAGACGATATCGAGGAACTATCCAACATAACGCTCACCAACATGATACTGATTCAGGAAGCCAAAACCGGCTTCGATACCAACGCCCGTCTGGTGCTCAATATCGGACTCAGCGACAACCCCGAACGCATTCAACATGAAAAACAGCAGATCGACCGGCAAATCGCCCGAAATACCGAAGTATTGAAAGAACTGGGCACCCGGCTATCCGTACCTGAAACCAAACACCTGCTTGAACAACTCACCCAGGCCCGGCCAGCCTACCTGAGCGCCTTTAACAAAGCGGTTGAATATGGCATGTCCAATCAACCTGAACTGCGCACACAGGCGCGCGACATCATGCTCAACGAGATGCAGCGGGCACAGAAAGGCGTGTTCCAGGCGCTGGATGGCATGATGGAAGTGCAGAAAAAAAACACCCTCAGCGTGGTTGAAAACTCCATGCACAAGGCCCGATCCGATGGCGCCGTCATGCTGATACTGGCGCTATCCGCGGCATTGACCGGCGCGCTGACCGCCTGGTTCATCACCCGCATCATCAAAAACCAACTTGGCGGCGAACCGGTCTACGCCGCCGCCGTCGCGCAGGAGATTGCTAACGGCAATCTCTCGGTCAACGTTGAACTGCGCCCCGGCGACGCCACCAGCGTACTGGCCGCCATGAACAACATGCGGGAAAACCTGAGCCGCATCGTCAGCCAGGTGCGTGACAGCAGCGAATCCATCTCCACCGGCGCCGGCGAAATCGCTGCAGGCAGTACCGACCTTAGCCAGCGTACCGAAGAGCAGGCCGCCAGCCTGCAGCAAACCGCCGCGTCGATGGAGCAGATGAGCCAGGCGCTGCATCATAACGGGGAAACCGTCCGCGCAGTGACCCAACTGGCGCAGTCCGCCAGCCTTACCGCGGCGAAAGGCGGCGAGGCCGTCAACAACATCGTGCGCACCATGCAGGATATCTCCAGCAGCTCCAGCAAAATCGGCGACATCATCGGCGTGATTGACGGCATCGCGTTCCAGACCAACATTCTGGCGCTCAATGCCGCAGTGGAAGCCGCCCGCGCCGGCGAACAGGGCCGCGGTTTCGCGGTGGTCGCCGGCGAAGTCCGCTCCCTGGCGCAGCGCTCTGCATCCGCCGCCAAGGAGATAAAAACGCTGATCGACGATAGCGTGAACAAGGTTGAAACCGGCTCTCACTTAGTAACCGAAGCAGGCACCACCATTGATGAGCTGGTGGGCCAGGCCCGTCAGGTCGCCACGCTGATCGGCGACATCGGCGTCACCACACAAGAACAGGAGTCCGGTATTACCCAGATCAATGACGCAGTCAATCAGCTTGATCAAGTCACCCAGCAGAACGCGGCGCTGGTGGAGGAATCCGCCAGCGCGGCCGATAGCCTGAGCGACCAGGCGGCGAAACTGGTGGAGCTGATGAGCTCGTTCAAGATTCAGAATCTGGCATCGCCTCGCGTCGCCCAGCCGACGCAGAGAAACCCGCTAGCCAACAAACTGGCCTTGGCAACCAACACTCGCAACACCAACTGGGAACAGTTCTGA
- a CDS encoding methyl-accepting chemotaxis protein has translation MSLFKNMKLATMLGAGFAVVLMISFFVSAYGQFQLRQQSNNVNNLATDQLEGLLLIQELKDNLNSVAISARNLTLFTAPEQVAQEKQLINQTIAKNSDILKRVTELATTPREKALLDAINQVRPVSLAATQKAIALSLDKKYDDAKSVIMNEVQPAQANYFKAINEMVSYQKGDTRQAADDARQNAQTAGLLMLVLSSISTVLGTGIAWLITRRIKGLLGGEPAYASDIARQIAAGNLAITVELKPGDDTSLLAAMNDMRSGLSNIVRQVHDSSASISTGSSEIAIGSNDLSRRTEEQAASVQETAASMEQISQTIRQNGDTVREAAQLAGTASQTAAKGNDVVNDVITTMADITASSRKIGDIITVIDGIAFQTNILALNAAVEAARAGEQGRGFAVVAGEVRSLAQRSASAAREIKALITTSMEKVESGSQLVGHAGETMSDIVNQAQHVANLINEIGMTTQEQESGISQINQAITQLDGVTQQNAALVEESASAADSLNDQAAKLVELMSVFTIQQTPPLRQTQPSASPRKAEKLTPPKIALRKPAPASGHGDWETF, from the coding sequence ATGAGTCTCTTCAAAAACATGAAACTGGCTACCATGCTCGGCGCCGGTTTTGCCGTGGTACTGATGATCAGTTTCTTCGTTTCTGCCTACGGGCAATTTCAACTGCGGCAACAGAGCAATAACGTGAATAATCTGGCTACCGACCAACTGGAAGGCTTACTGCTGATTCAGGAATTGAAAGATAACCTGAACAGCGTCGCCATATCCGCACGCAACCTGACGCTGTTTACCGCGCCGGAACAGGTTGCGCAGGAAAAACAGCTCATCAACCAGACCATCGCCAAAAATAGCGACATTCTGAAACGTGTGACCGAGCTGGCCACCACTCCCAGAGAAAAAGCGTTGCTTGATGCCATCAACCAAGTACGGCCGGTGAGCCTTGCCGCCACGCAAAAAGCCATTGCACTCAGCCTGGATAAAAAATATGACGATGCCAAAAGCGTCATCATGAATGAAGTACAACCGGCGCAGGCCAATTACTTTAAAGCCATCAACGAGATGGTGAGCTATCAAAAAGGCGATACCAGACAGGCAGCAGATGATGCCCGCCAGAACGCGCAAACCGCCGGTTTACTGATGCTGGTGTTATCCAGCATCTCAACCGTGCTGGGCACCGGCATCGCCTGGCTGATTACCCGCAGAATCAAAGGACTGCTCGGCGGCGAACCGGCTTACGCCTCGGATATTGCCCGCCAGATCGCCGCAGGCAACCTGGCCATCACGGTTGAACTGAAGCCGGGCGACGACACCAGCCTGTTGGCCGCCATGAACGATATGCGCTCCGGATTGAGCAATATTGTACGGCAGGTTCACGACAGCAGCGCGTCCATCTCTACCGGCTCCAGCGAAATCGCCATCGGCAGCAACGACCTGAGCCGCCGCACCGAAGAGCAGGCCGCCAGCGTCCAGGAAACCGCCGCGTCGATGGAGCAAATCAGCCAGACCATCCGCCAGAATGGCGACACCGTGCGCGAAGCCGCTCAGCTTGCCGGCACCGCCAGCCAAACCGCCGCCAAAGGCAACGACGTCGTCAACGACGTCATCACCACCATGGCCGATATCACCGCCAGTTCCCGTAAAATCGGCGATATCATCACGGTGATTGACGGCATCGCATTCCAGACCAACATCCTGGCGCTGAACGCTGCGGTGGAAGCCGCTCGTGCCGGCGAACAGGGTCGCGGCTTCGCGGTGGTAGCAGGAGAAGTGCGCTCGCTGGCGCAGCGTTCGGCATCGGCCGCTCGCGAGATCAAAGCGCTCATCACCACCAGCATGGAAAAAGTGGAAAGCGGCTCGCAACTGGTGGGGCATGCCGGCGAAACCATGAGCGACATCGTCAATCAGGCGCAGCACGTCGCTAATCTCATCAATGAAATCGGCATGACCACCCAGGAACAGGAATCCGGCATTTCACAAATTAATCAGGCCATCACCCAGTTGGATGGCGTCACCCAGCAAAATGCCGCGCTGGTTGAAGAATCCGCCAGCGCCGCCGACAGTCTGAACGATCAAGCGGCGAAACTGGTGGAACTGATGAGCGTCTTTACCATTCAGCAAACCCCTCCTCTGCGCCAGACTCAGCCGTCAGCCTCTCCGCGCAAGGCGGAAAAACTGACGCCGCCCAAAATCGCATTACGCAAACCCGCGCCCGCCTCAGGCCATGGTGACTGGGAAACGTTCTGA